A section of the Rossellomorea marisflavi genome encodes:
- a CDS encoding class I SAM-dependent methyltransferase, with the protein MKTDYDRLLHIETGKRQMGFHRSFHYHRYEPTPYEALDEFCEQYPFSRSDRVVDYGCGKGRLNFYLHHRFKCTTIGIEMNREFYRDAMVNLDHYLRHAGIRRNNVHFKECLAEEYVIHPQDNRFYFFNPFSVQIFMSVINNILHSVEEYPRDVEIILYYSSDDYIHYMEEHPLFRLKAEVDLTGEFAENPYEKFRVYELFYGGER; encoded by the coding sequence ATGAAAACAGATTATGACCGCCTGCTCCACATCGAGACAGGTAAACGACAAATGGGCTTTCACCGGTCCTTTCACTATCATCGATATGAACCGACACCATATGAGGCGCTGGATGAGTTTTGTGAGCAGTATCCTTTCTCCAGATCTGACCGGGTGGTGGATTATGGATGCGGCAAGGGACGCTTGAACTTTTATCTTCATCACAGGTTCAAATGCACGACCATCGGAATTGAAATGAACAGGGAATTTTACCGGGATGCCATGGTGAACTTGGATCATTATCTCCGCCATGCCGGAATCCGGAGGAATAACGTCCATTTCAAGGAGTGCCTGGCAGAGGAATATGTCATCCACCCACAGGATAATCGCTTTTATTTTTTCAACCCGTTTTCAGTCCAGATCTTCATGAGCGTCATCAATAACATTCTTCATTCGGTAGAAGAGTACCCGAGGGACGTGGAGATCATCCTGTATTACAGCTCCGATGATTATATTCACTATATGGAAGAGCATCCACTTTTCCGTCTGAAAGCAGAAGTGGACCTGACCGGGGAATTTGCCGAGAATCCATATGAGAAGTTTAGGGTGTACGAGCTATTTTATGGTGGGGAAAGGTGA
- a CDS encoding (Fe-S)-binding protein, which produces MSERTKMQQEFKERMDEDELLNCMRCGFCLPSCPTYIESGFKESHSPRGRIALMKAVVDGVIEPDEDVERSLDLCLGCRACEPVCPSGVKYGHLLEEARDIINKNKKHSIREKVVRKTVFSGLFPHPDRMRTATSLLGFYQRSGIQKAVRASGLLNILPDHLATMEKVLPKVPRRGDMTHRPRHLEPAGTKKKKVAFFSGCLMDTLFLSTNNATTTLLQQAGCEIVIPQAQTCCGALHGHSGEKDGAKKLAKENISAFEDCEADYIITNAGGCGAFLVDYDHLLKDDPEWKGRAERFTAKIKDVSSILVELGFHRNDLEVAPQIITYQDSCHLRNVQKTFLEPRMLLQAVSGAEYREMKQADHCCGSAGIYNIVESDMSMKILDTKMQHAKDTGAVTIITSNPGCLLQMKLGIEREGLSNTVRAVHIVDFLLEAIYNKKEG; this is translated from the coding sequence ATGAGTGAACGAACGAAGATGCAGCAAGAATTCAAGGAACGGATGGATGAGGATGAGCTTCTTAACTGTATGAGATGCGGATTTTGCCTGCCCTCCTGCCCGACCTACATCGAATCGGGATTCAAGGAATCACACTCTCCCCGCGGCAGGATTGCCCTGATGAAAGCCGTCGTCGATGGGGTCATCGAACCGGACGAAGATGTAGAGCGTTCACTCGATCTATGCCTGGGCTGCCGAGCCTGCGAGCCCGTCTGTCCTTCCGGTGTGAAGTACGGGCATCTTCTGGAAGAAGCAAGGGACATCATCAACAAAAACAAAAAGCACTCCATCCGAGAGAAAGTCGTGAGAAAGACGGTATTTTCCGGTCTGTTCCCCCACCCTGACAGGATGCGGACTGCCACTTCCCTGCTCGGCTTTTATCAGCGTTCAGGAATCCAGAAAGCCGTTAGGGCATCGGGACTCCTGAACATCCTGCCTGATCACTTGGCGACGATGGAAAAGGTCCTGCCCAAGGTGCCAAGACGCGGTGATATGACCCATCGTCCGCGTCACTTGGAGCCTGCAGGCACCAAAAAGAAAAAAGTCGCCTTCTTCAGCGGGTGTCTCATGGATACGCTGTTTCTCAGCACCAACAACGCAACGACAACCCTCCTCCAACAGGCCGGGTGTGAAATTGTCATTCCTCAAGCCCAAACATGCTGTGGAGCCCTTCATGGTCACAGCGGAGAGAAGGACGGAGCGAAAAAGCTTGCCAAAGAAAACATCTCAGCATTTGAAGATTGTGAAGCCGATTACATCATCACAAACGCAGGGGGATGCGGTGCCTTCCTTGTGGACTATGACCATCTATTGAAAGATGACCCGGAATGGAAGGGGCGGGCAGAGCGTTTTACTGCTAAAATCAAGGATGTTTCATCCATCCTTGTCGAACTTGGATTCCACCGCAACGATTTGGAGGTAGCTCCCCAGATCATTACGTACCAGGATTCCTGTCACCTCAGGAACGTACAGAAAACGTTCCTCGAGCCCCGCATGCTCCTTCAGGCTGTATCTGGTGCCGAGTACCGCGAGATGAAGCAGGCCGACCACTGCTGTGGTTCTGCAGGCATTTATAATATTGTCGAGTCGGACATGTCGATGAAAATCCTAGATACAAAAATGCAGCATGCAAAGGACACAGGGGCCGTGACCATCATCACCTCGAATCCAGGCTGCCTGCTTCAGATGAAACTAGGAATCGAACGTGAAGGGCTGTCGAACACCGTACGGGCCGTCCATATCGTCGACTTCCTCCTCGAAGCTATCTACAATAAAAAAGAAGGATGA
- the glcD gene encoding glycolate oxidase subunit GlcD gives MITSSIKQSFIRIVGEAFYYDSPAERLVYSYDATPNYQAMPDAILSPSSAEEIASIVKVCGEHGIPIVPRGSGTNLCAGTCPTEGGIVLLFTRMNRILELDEENLTITVQPGVITGELITSVEAKGLFYPPDPSSMKISTIGGNINENSGGLRGLKYGVTRDYVLALEAVLPNGDIIRTGGKLAKDVAGYDLTRLLVGSEGTLGIITEATLKLVPLPETKKTMLATYGDMEAAAKSVSHIISGKIIPATLEFLDQPTLAVVEDFAKIGLPTEAKAVLLIEQDGPAELVTRDMARMKEICLEHGAVSVELAATPEEAEALRTARRSALSALARLKPTTILEDATVPRSEIATMVSAINRIAEKYKLNICTFGHAGDGNLHPTVATDARDHEEMERVEAAFADIFSEAISLGGTITGEHGVGMMKAPYLEWKLGPEGVNAMKLIKQAFDPGNIMNPNKVFAKESRKRVVISR, from the coding sequence ATGATCACTTCGTCTATCAAGCAATCATTCATCCGCATTGTAGGAGAAGCTTTCTACTATGACAGCCCCGCAGAGAGGCTCGTCTATTCATACGATGCCACCCCTAACTATCAGGCGATGCCTGATGCCATCCTCTCCCCTTCTTCGGCAGAGGAGATTGCAAGCATCGTGAAAGTGTGCGGAGAGCATGGCATCCCGATTGTACCGAGGGGGTCAGGCACCAACCTGTGTGCCGGCACCTGCCCGACCGAAGGCGGGATCGTCCTTCTCTTTACCCGTATGAATCGCATCCTGGAACTCGATGAGGAGAATCTCACCATCACCGTCCAGCCCGGTGTGATCACAGGAGAACTCATAACCTCCGTTGAAGCAAAGGGCCTCTTTTATCCACCGGATCCAAGCTCCATGAAGATTTCCACCATCGGAGGGAATATCAACGAAAATTCCGGTGGCCTCAGGGGGCTCAAATACGGGGTGACACGTGACTACGTCCTGGCTCTCGAGGCCGTGCTTCCGAACGGAGACATCATCCGGACAGGCGGTAAGCTCGCCAAGGATGTGGCAGGCTACGATCTGACGAGGCTCCTGGTCGGTTCAGAAGGGACGCTCGGGATCATCACTGAAGCGACACTGAAGCTCGTGCCCCTCCCGGAAACGAAAAAGACGATGCTTGCCACTTACGGAGACATGGAAGCTGCGGCCAAAAGTGTTTCCCATATCATCTCGGGCAAGATCATTCCCGCCACACTGGAATTCCTCGATCAGCCCACCCTTGCTGTCGTCGAGGATTTCGCCAAGATAGGTCTCCCTACAGAAGCGAAGGCCGTCCTCCTAATCGAACAGGACGGACCCGCCGAACTCGTCACAAGGGATATGGCGAGAATGAAGGAGATCTGTTTGGAGCACGGCGCCGTATCCGTTGAGCTTGCCGCTACACCTGAAGAAGCAGAAGCCCTCAGGACGGCAAGGCGATCCGCCCTCTCTGCCTTAGCCCGGTTGAAGCCGACGACCATTCTCGAGGACGCCACCGTGCCCCGTTCTGAAATTGCCACGATGGTCTCGGCCATCAATCGCATCGCCGAAAAATACAAACTCAACATTTGTACGTTCGGGCATGCAGGGGACGGAAATCTCCATCCAACCGTTGCAACCGATGCGAGGGATCACGAAGAGATGGAGCGGGTGGAAGCGGCATTCGCCGACATTTTCTCAGAGGCGATTTCGTTGGGCGGTACGATCACGGGAGAGCATGGTGTCGGGATGATGAAGGCCCCATATCTTGAATGGAAGCTTGGACCTGAGGGGGTGAATGCCATGAAACTTATCAAGCAGGCATTCGATCCAGGTAATATCATGAACCCGAATAAAGTATTTGCCAAAGAATCCAGAAAGCGCGTGGTGATTTCACGATGA
- the anmK gene encoding anhydro-N-acetylmuramic acid kinase AnmK: MVKRLAVGLMSGTSVDAVDAALVSLEGTGSSATCKLIHYASTPFPQSVKKKIFEVISEEHSSTPALSSLHFELGRIYGEAVIGLCTDAGVPLEDLDVIGSHGQTVFHQPFPTADSVPSTLQIGEPSVIAYMTNTAVVSNFRSMDVAAGGEGAPLVPYTEYILYRSPGVGRLLQNIGGIGNVTVLSKDGSLEDVYGFDTGPGNMIIDGLCERLYGKAFDEDGAIASTGKVHEKMVEEWMEWEAGFFSRKPPKSTGREQFGDIFIDRIMDKFSHLAKEDLIASATYFTARSIADAYKTFIFPHYEVDEIIIGGGGSYNHILIRFMKELLPTCTLLTQEEIGYSSDAKEAIAFALLAHETLNGQPGNVPGATGAGDYVILGSITPAPLPGKN, translated from the coding sequence ATGGTCAAACGTCTAGCCGTAGGGCTAATGTCAGGCACATCCGTCGATGCGGTGGATGCCGCCCTCGTATCCTTGGAAGGGACGGGAAGCAGCGCAACCTGCAAGCTGATCCATTACGCCTCCACCCCCTTCCCCCAGTCAGTCAAAAAGAAAATTTTCGAGGTCATCAGTGAGGAACACTCATCCACTCCTGCCCTTTCAAGCCTTCACTTCGAGCTTGGCCGCATCTACGGGGAAGCCGTCATCGGTCTTTGCACGGATGCCGGTGTTCCACTGGAGGATCTCGATGTCATCGGGTCCCACGGGCAGACCGTATTTCACCAGCCTTTCCCCACGGCGGATTCTGTCCCTTCCACTCTCCAGATCGGTGAGCCGAGCGTGATCGCATACATGACGAATACCGCCGTTGTCTCAAATTTCAGGTCTATGGACGTCGCTGCGGGAGGCGAGGGTGCCCCCCTCGTTCCCTACACGGAATACATCCTCTACCGGTCACCTGGAGTGGGGAGGCTCCTTCAAAACATCGGGGGGATCGGGAATGTCACCGTCCTATCCAAGGACGGTTCCCTTGAAGACGTGTACGGATTCGATACAGGGCCGGGCAATATGATCATCGACGGGCTATGCGAGAGGCTTTACGGCAAGGCATTCGATGAAGACGGAGCCATCGCTTCCACTGGGAAGGTGCATGAAAAGATGGTGGAAGAATGGATGGAATGGGAAGCCGGTTTCTTCTCAAGGAAGCCCCCTAAATCCACTGGGCGGGAACAGTTTGGGGACATATTCATCGACCGCATCATGGATAAGTTCTCTCACCTTGCGAAAGAAGATCTCATCGCATCGGCGACGTACTTTACGGCCCGCTCTATCGCAGATGCCTATAAAACGTTCATCTTCCCTCACTATGAAGTGGATGAAATCATCATCGGAGGCGGAGGGAGCTATAACCACATCCTCATCCGTTTCATGAAGGAACTGCTTCCAACCTGTACGCTCCTCACGCAGGAAGAAATCGGCTACTCATCCGATGCCAAAGAGGCCATCGCCTTCGCCCTTCTTGCCCACGAGACGTTGAACGGACAGCCTGGAAATGTACCGGGTGCAACGGGTGCCGGGGATTATGTGATCCTTGGTTCCATTACCCCTGCCCCTCTTCCCGGAAAGAACTAA
- a CDS encoding BadF/BadG/BcrA/BcrD ATPase family protein: MGRIIGVDAGGTKTQALVMDEQRNVFFESVAGHGNPSVSFQQAMDHLTSVLKDCLHDGEADAIVIGMAGLQSGPLEERVKDVLAPLSPSPMWIISDAELAFDSAIGDGDGILTIAGTGSISHGRHGTMTGVSGGWGHLLGDEGSAYSIAIQACQIITTEIDRDVPHSPLSQAVMKEIGAVDGKGLKGFIYTSNKGEIASLSKVVDACAQDGDVSSRMILQKAGASLGMQTVQLARNLSLSSLKVAIKGSVLEASNEVQTSFKQVVSEAYPDTTILLSPTSPALGAVTTFTRMRRKH; encoded by the coding sequence ATGGGGAGAATCATAGGAGTAGACGCAGGTGGGACGAAAACACAGGCCCTTGTGATGGATGAGCAACGGAATGTGTTCTTCGAATCGGTTGCCGGTCATGGCAATCCTTCCGTATCTTTTCAGCAAGCCATGGACCATCTTACGTCGGTTCTCAAAGACTGCCTGCATGACGGAGAGGCGGACGCCATCGTCATCGGGATGGCCGGGCTTCAATCGGGGCCGCTAGAGGAACGGGTGAAGGACGTACTTGCACCCCTTTCTCCCTCTCCCATGTGGATCATCAGTGATGCCGAGCTTGCTTTTGACAGTGCGATCGGGGACGGTGACGGGATCCTTACCATTGCGGGAACGGGCTCCATTTCCCACGGCCGCCACGGTACGATGACAGGTGTGTCCGGTGGATGGGGCCATCTTCTCGGTGATGAGGGAAGTGCCTATTCCATTGCAATCCAGGCCTGCCAGATCATCACTACTGAAATCGATCGAGATGTCCCCCATTCTCCCCTCTCACAGGCAGTGATGAAGGAGATCGGTGCTGTTGACGGGAAGGGGTTGAAAGGATTCATCTACACATCCAATAAGGGGGAAATCGCCTCCTTGTCCAAAGTTGTGGACGCATGTGCGCAGGACGGGGATGTTTCTTCCCGGATGATCCTGCAAAAAGCCGGGGCATCCCTAGGGATGCAGACCGTTCAGCTCGCCCGTAACCTTTCTCTTTCATCGTTGAAAGTGGCCATAAAGGGAAGCGTTTTGGAAGCAAGCAACGAAGTTCAGACATCTTTCAAACAGGTAGTCTCAGAGGCCTACCCAGATACAACTATCCTTTTGAGTCCTACGTCCCCGGCCTTGGGTGCCGTCACGACTTTTACAAGAATGAGGAGGAAACACTAA
- a CDS encoding DUF871 domain-containing protein: MSKRLGVSIYPNRSKVEDDKSYLELASSYGFKRVFTCLLSVDGEKDTILANFKETISYAKELGMEVIADISPRIFKELNISYDDLSFFADLGAHGIRLDMGYTGQEESMMSFNPYDLKIELNMSNATKYIDNIMTYQPNKDALLGCHNFYPHRYSGLSYPFFVECSQKFKDLGMRTAAFVSSEDATFGPWPVVEGLPTLEMHRDLPIDVQAKHLFATGLIDDVIISNAYASERELKLLSSLNLQKITFSVDVVDTTTELEETILFQEPHFYRGDVSDYMIRSTQSRVKYRGREFAPHNTRDIRRGDIIIENDLYAQYAGELQIALKDMKNSGKTNVVARIREEEIVLLDYLQPWGKFAFEKRG; the protein is encoded by the coding sequence ATGAGCAAACGTCTCGGAGTATCGATTTATCCCAATCGTTCAAAGGTGGAAGATGACAAATCGTATCTTGAACTGGCTTCTTCCTATGGATTCAAACGAGTATTCACCTGTCTTCTATCAGTAGATGGTGAAAAAGACACGATCCTGGCAAACTTCAAGGAAACCATTTCATATGCAAAAGAGCTCGGCATGGAAGTCATTGCAGATATCTCACCGCGCATCTTCAAGGAGCTGAACATCTCTTATGATGATCTCTCATTCTTTGCCGACCTCGGAGCCCACGGCATCCGTCTCGATATGGGGTATACCGGTCAGGAAGAATCCATGATGTCTTTCAATCCGTATGACCTGAAGATTGAGCTCAATATGAGCAATGCCACAAAATACATCGACAACATCATGACGTATCAGCCTAATAAGGATGCCCTCCTCGGCTGTCATAACTTTTATCCTCACCGCTACTCCGGGTTGTCTTATCCGTTCTTCGTCGAGTGCAGCCAAAAGTTCAAGGATCTCGGGATGAGGACTGCGGCCTTCGTCTCTTCGGAAGATGCTACATTCGGCCCCTGGCCGGTAGTCGAAGGGCTTCCCACCCTTGAAATGCATCGGGACCTTCCAATCGACGTCCAGGCAAAACACCTTTTCGCAACGGGGCTGATCGATGATGTAATCATCAGTAACGCATATGCCTCCGAACGGGAATTGAAGCTCCTGAGTTCTCTTAATCTTCAAAAAATCACGTTCTCTGTGGATGTGGTGGATACTACTACGGAACTTGAAGAAACGATTTTGTTCCAAGAGCCTCACTTCTACCGCGGGGACGTGTCGGATTATATGATCCGCTCCACCCAGAGCCGGGTGAAGTACCGCGGCAGGGAGTTCGCTCCCCATAACACCCGTGATATCAGACGGGGGGATATCATCATTGAGAATGACCTGTACGCCCAATATGCCGGGGAGCTTCAAATCGCCTTGAAAGATATGAAAAATTCCGGTAAGACCAATGTGGTCGCCCGGATCCGCGAAGAAGAGATCGTCCTCCTCGATTATCTGCAACCATGGGGCAAATTCGCCTTCGAAAAAAGAGGCTGA
- a CDS encoding PTS lactose/cellobiose transporter subunit IIA, whose amino-acid sequence MTKNVEVEIFEIISNGGNAKAIAYEGLSKAHEGKFEEADQLLKDAHVELNKAHNTQTSLIQAELNGDSFEKSLLMIHAQDHLMTSISEITLIEQMIPMLKRIHQLETR is encoded by the coding sequence ATGACCAAAAACGTGGAAGTAGAAATCTTTGAAATCATTTCAAATGGAGGAAATGCAAAAGCCATCGCCTATGAAGGACTTTCCAAGGCGCATGAGGGAAAATTTGAGGAAGCCGATCAGCTCTTGAAAGATGCACATGTGGAGCTGAACAAAGCCCATAACACCCAAACATCTCTTATTCAAGCGGAGCTGAACGGGGACAGCTTCGAAAAGTCCCTTCTCATGATCCATGCCCAGGACCACCTCATGACATCCATCAGTGAGATCACGCTCATCGAGCAGATGATCCCTATGTTGAAACGCATCCATCAATTAGAAACCCGATAA